One Sciurus carolinensis chromosome 10, mSciCar1.2, whole genome shotgun sequence genomic window carries:
- the Smim43 gene encoding small integral membrane protein 43, whose product MEWELNLLLYLALFFFLLFLLFLLLFVVIKQLKNSVASTAGTLQPGRLSLHREPWGFPHEQAV is encoded by the coding sequence ATGGAGTGGGAGCTGAACTTGCTGCTCTACCTGGCGCTCttcttcttcctgctcttcctgctcttcctcttgCTCTTCGTGGTCATCAAGCAGCTGAAGAACTCGGTGGCCAGCACGGCCGGGACGCTCCAGCCCGGGCGCCTGTCGCTGCACCGCGAGCCCTGGGGCTTCCCGCACGAGCAGGCGGTGTGA